In Brachypodium distachyon strain Bd21 chromosome 2, Brachypodium_distachyon_v3.0, whole genome shotgun sequence, one genomic interval encodes:
- the LOC100823753 gene encoding protein FAR1-RELATED SEQUENCE 5-like — MEIARLRKHKIMDILVMQYRGYDEVGCTTRDIYNFCHLYKQETVTAGDAQAVICHMMARQERDPNFFFNYLVDGEGHLKGLFWADSQSRLDYEVFGNVVVFDSTYRTNKYNLPFVPFVGLNHHHSTVVFGCGIISHETSESYKWMLRTFSTAMAQKHPISVITNGDLAMQRVIRVVWPDTIHRLWSTNAASNCTMIEILDADNLITYVVAKKDRREKKFQVDCEVKEGILQEERLPKCCVPTRWTMSAKAAFPKTRKNNLYDYSARKTESSLQRLRQGAQRQVGASTDASGNVISDTDKICMQLFLDI, encoded by the exons ATGGAAATAGCTAGGCTCCGCAAACATAAAATCATGGATATCCTGGTGATGCAGTACCGTGGATATGATGAAGTTGGATGTACCACAAGGGACATTTATAATTTCTGCCATCTCTATAAGCAGGAAACAGTCACTGCCGGTGATGCCCAAGCGGTGATCTGTCACATGATGGCGCGCCAGGAGAGAGATCCAAATTTTTTCTTCAACTACTTGGTCGATGGAGAGGGGCATCTCAAGGGATTGTTTTGGGCCGATAGTCAATCCAGGCTTGACTACGAGGTTTTTGGcaatgttgttgtttttgatAGCACGTACAGGACCAATAAGTACAACCTGCCCTTTGTGCCGTTTGTTGGACTGAATCACCACCACAGCACTGTTGTTTTTGGATGTGGTATTATTTCTCATGAAACAAGCGAGTCCTACAAGTGGATGCTACGGACCTTTTCTACTGCCATGGCCCAGAAGCACCCGATATCTGTGATCACCAACGGGGACCTGGCAATGCAGAGAGTGATAAGGGTGGTCTGGCCTGACACGATTCATAGGTT ATGGAGTACAAATGCTGCAAGTAACTGTACCATGATTGAGATACTAGATGCAGATAATTTGATTACGTATGTTGTGGCTAAGAAGGatagaagagagaagaagtTCCAAGTGGATTGTGAGGTGAAAGAAG GAATATTACAAGAAGAACGACTTCCCAAGTGTTGTGTTCCAACCAGGTGGACGATGAGTGCAAAAGCTGCATTTCCTaagacaagaaaaaacaacCTGTATGATTATTCG GCAAGGAAAACTGAATCTTCGTTGCAAAGACTGCGCCAAGGTGCACAAAGACAAGTAGGAGCTAGTACTGATGCCTCTGGTAACGTAATATCTGACACTGACAAGATCTGCATGCAGCTATTTCTTGATATTTAG